Within the Mycobacterium gordonae genome, the region GGAGTGGTATTCCCCGGGGAAACGATCACCGTCCGGATGTGGCAGGACCCCGAGGCGGTGTTCGTCGAAGCGCTCTGCAAGGACCGCGGCACGCCGGTGTTGTCGAACGCCGTCATCGAGCTCCGCTAGTTTGGCTATGACGGCCGGATGCGGACGATGTTGCGAATGATGGCTATTCGAGACCCGAAAGCGCGTCCGCTGGGTGCGATCGGTTCGGTAGCTGCCCGCGTCTGAGCAGGCGTCTTAGTTGTCGCGCCCGGAAATTCGTCGGGGTCAGGCTGCTGCACGGGGCAGGAGTTCGGATTCAAGTCGATGGTTCACACCTAGACCGTGCCGAGCGTGTGCTTATGGCGGAAATTCGGTCCAAAGAACGCCATGAGGACACGTTGGGCGAGCGTCGACCATGTCAGCGAAAGTTGGCACGTCAGCGCCGACGAACCTACGGGCGCGACCAATTAGCGGGGTAGCCACATCCCGTAACGCCGCTTCGGCTGTTTCCAGACCCGCTGTGCGCGAATGTTTTACAGAAAAACTCGCCGTGCCACAAGCGGCGCGCTAGGCCCCTGTGAGCGTCGATGCTGACAGCTGATTCTCTAGTCGGCTCCCCTTGAGCGCATGACCACGACAGACGTCGAACGGATCCCAGTCGGGACCGTGTGCCGGCAGCGCGGCGGGATCGCTGATGACCTCGCCGGCCCAGAAGGCTTTGAGGAGGTCGCGTCCGAGAATCTGCGACGCGGTACCGACACCACCGCGCAGCGTGAACGCGATGCCATAGAGGTACACCGTCGATGCACCGGCCAGAAAAAGACCGTCGATCTCGGTGCGCGCCGACAGACGGCGCCCGGGTCCGATTTGGTCCTTGGCGCACTCGGGTCCGTACGGCATTCGTGACAGCGTGAAGCGCTCATGGGTCAACGGCGTGGCCGATTCCTGCCACACCACATGACCATTCAGCTCCGGCAACGTCTCCAGGAGCCGCTCCATGACGGTCTCCTCGATTTCCGCCTTGCGCTCGATGTAGGTGGGCGACCACTTGTAGTCGGTGCCCTTCATGGGATCACCACCGCCCCAGAACTCGTACTCCGCGGGGACGGCCATAAAGGCTTCGATACTGCTGTGACCGGCCGCTCCGAAGTGTCGACGGCCACCGGTTTTCAGCGTCGGCGAGCTGATCGCCAACCAGCCCTGGGGATCCCACCGTCCCGAGTCGAGCATCTCGTAGGTCGTCTGGACGTCGTAGCGGTCATGGACGATGTAGTTCGTCGCCGGCCGCGTTGCGGAGATGTCGATATCGGCGGCGATGTACGTGGAGAAAATCGAATGGGGGCGGCGTAAGTTCCGTATTCGTTCAAGTGTGCGGCGGCGCAGATGCTCAGGCGCGATGAGGTCCTGGAAGGTGCGATGGGCATCGGCGTTGCTGACCACTACGTCGGCGTGAATGGTCTCGCCGTCGGTCAAGGTGACACCGGCAACCCGGCCCCCTTCGACGTCGATCGAGCGCACTCGTGCCTTCGTGCGCACCGTTCCGCCATGTCCGAGGATCACCTCGACGAGGTTGGCGGCGAGCACCTGACCGCCCTGGGTGGGGAAGTACGCGCCGGCCTTGAAGTAGTGCCGCAAGAGCACCGCCACCAGCAACGCCGGCGTCCGTGACGGCGGCGTGTTGTGCAGATGGATCAAGGACAGCAGAGCGGCGCGGGCATGCGGGCCGAGCCGGTGGCGGTCGAACAGGCGGCCGATCGGCTGCTCCAGTGCCCGCACGATGACGGCCAACTCGCGCGGGCGCCGGGCCAGAGGTAGTACGACCCGTACCGAGTGCGGGACGTCGTTGATGCGGTCGGCGCCCTCACCGATGACGCGCAGTTCCGCGACGCAGCTGCGGAGCCCGGCGGCGTCCGCCGGAAAGGTTTCGGCCAGGTTCTGGGCGAATCCGTCCCAGTTGGTCGGCACCCGGAAGGTGTGCTCCGGCAGCACGACGGTGTCCATCCCGTCGTCATCCAACCGAGACCACTCGATGCGGTCCTCGACTCCCAAGCCCCGAAGAACCGTCGGGATGAGGCCATCCGAACCGGGCACGCACCCGCCGACGTAGTGAACGCCACAATCGAACTCCCACTTGCCCTTACGCCGAAAAACCTGGGAGCATCCGCCGAGAATCTCATGCTGCTCGAGCAATAGAACGGACTTGCCCGACGCCGCAAGACATGCCGCGCTGGATAAACCACCCAGTCCCGATCCGACCACGATGACGTCGTGGCGGTGAGGACCGCCGGAGTGGCTGTTCTGTGAGGCAGCGACCAGCTCTGGCACCCGCGCGAGCTTGTGACGCGGGCGCCCCTCGGCGCGGCCGGCCCGGCGTTCGCTGAGATCGATTGCGTTCCATCCGGTCAGATCCACGATGTCTCGTCTACGCTGCCGTAGCCGCGCAGCAACCGCAGGACGATCGAGTGAGCGGTCGGTGGACAGCCGACCGGCATCGGCGTCGTCCAGGAGTGCGCGCACGGTGTCGCGGGCGCACTTCTTATTGGTCCCGATCACGCCTGTGGGTCCGCGTTTGATCCATCCCGTGACGTAGCTCCCCGGGCGCCCTACTACGCGGCCATCGAAGTGCTTGATGACGCCGCGAGTGTCGTCGAATGGCAACCCTGGCAGAGGATTTCCCCGATAGCCGATGGACCTGATCAGCAGGCCCGTCGGGATGACGCCCGTGGCGGCGGGCTTGGCCTTCGTCCGCGTCCAAAGCAAGCCCTCGACCTTGCCGGCGCCTAGGACCTCTGTCGGCGTGCAAAAGAAGCGCAGTGCTATCCGCCGACGTGCGTTCGGACGACAGCTGGCCGCGTACTGGACCAGGAGGTCATGTTTGCGTCGGACTGGCCCATGGCCGGGCGTGCCCTCGGCGAGCGCCAATTCGCCTGCATCCACGGCGACCTCGACGTC harbors:
- a CDS encoding FAD-dependent oxidoreductase, encoding MASTERLRVAVVGAGPAGVYAARHLLGVDGGTYAAGRTAPLTDRAVEVDMFERLPTPHGLVRAGVAPDHPEKKLMGQLFDAIARRPEFRFFGNVEIGRDLTVEELSEWYDAVDYAVGAASDSALGIPGEDLPGSVAARQFVGWYNGHPDHADLDVDLGSERAVIIGNGNVALDVARVLCLRPEELRHTDIAPHALTALENSRIREVVVLGRRSHLHAAFANAELEELGRLDDVEVAVDAGELALAEGTPGHGPVRRKHDLLVQYAASCRPNARRRIALRFFCTPTEVLGAGKVEGLLWTRTKAKPAATGVIPTGLLIRSIGYRGNPLPGLPFDDTRGVIKHFDGRVVGRPGSYVTGWIKRGPTGVIGTNKKCARDTVRALLDDADAGRLSTDRSLDRPAVAARLRQRRRDIVDLTGWNAIDLSERRAGRAEGRPRHKLARVPELVAASQNSHSGGPHRHDVIVVGSGLGGLSSAACLAASGKSVLLLEQHEILGGCSQVFRRKGKWEFDCGVHYVGGCVPGSDGLIPTVLRGLGVEDRIEWSRLDDDGMDTVVLPEHTFRVPTNWDGFAQNLAETFPADAAGLRSCVAELRVIGEGADRINDVPHSVRVVLPLARRPRELAVIVRALEQPIGRLFDRHRLGPHARAALLSLIHLHNTPPSRTPALLVAVLLRHYFKAGAYFPTQGGQVLAANLVEVILGHGGTVRTKARVRSIDVEGGRVAGVTLTDGETIHADVVVSNADAHRTFQDLIAPEHLRRRTLERIRNLRRPHSIFSTYIAADIDISATRPATNYIVHDRYDVQTTYEMLDSGRWDPQGWLAISSPTLKTGGRRHFGAAGHSSIEAFMAVPAEYEFWGGGDPMKGTDYKWSPTYIERKAEIEETVMERLLETLPELNGHVVWQESATPLTHERFTLSRMPYGPECAKDQIGPGRRLSARTEIDGLFLAGASTVYLYGIAFTLRGGVGTASQILGRDLLKAFWAGEVISDPAALPAHGPDWDPFDVCRGHALKGSRLENQLSASTLTGA